From a region of the Candidatus Brocadia sp. genome:
- a CDS encoding SprT-like domain-containing protein, whose amino-acid sequence MITINDKLKTAWLRQLHEDWKTANFLYFHEDMRPPNYELAHSGVTLGRWKGGCHRRLSISIVLINTYSWEYVQEVLYHEMVHQYVEEILGICEEVPHGEAFRRVCQEKGIDPTATGDLHVWMEKRGSRCTVSSGNHQILDKVHKLLALAQSPNEHEAQTAMTKAHELLLRYNLSLLDTQTKGNYLHKQIGEIGRRDPAKSTVSAILCKYFFVEVIWTFGYDQHRNRRGRVLEIYGAPENVEMAEYVYHYLLNVSELLWKEYKGKNMINGNRHRRTFIYGLLEGFYHKLEDSGRENVSQKLVWKGDPQLREYYQQRNPRRTRASSRYSRTCQNAYNSGVFQGKKLIIHKGIRESGDGEVRYLN is encoded by the coding sequence ATGATTACGATAAATGACAAGCTAAAGACCGCATGGCTCAGGCAATTGCATGAAGACTGGAAGACGGCGAATTTTCTTTACTTTCATGAAGACATGCGCCCCCCAAACTATGAACTGGCTCATTCAGGAGTAACCTTGGGGAGATGGAAAGGTGGTTGTCACCGGCGCCTGTCCATTAGCATCGTTCTGATCAATACGTATTCGTGGGAATACGTACAGGAGGTGCTTTACCATGAAATGGTGCACCAGTACGTAGAGGAGATATTGGGAATCTGCGAGGAAGTTCCCCACGGAGAGGCATTCAGGAGGGTTTGCCAGGAAAAGGGAATCGATCCGACGGCGACTGGTGACCTTCACGTCTGGATGGAAAAGCGCGGGAGCCGATGTACCGTGAGCTCGGGAAACCACCAGATCCTGGATAAAGTTCATAAACTGCTGGCTTTGGCACAGAGTCCGAACGAACACGAAGCACAGACTGCCATGACCAAGGCGCATGAGTTGTTATTGAGATACAACCTGTCGCTCCTGGATACTCAAACGAAAGGGAATTACCTTCATAAGCAAATCGGTGAAATAGGCCGGAGAGACCCGGCAAAATCCACCGTCAGCGCCATACTATGCAAATATTTTTTCGTAGAGGTCATCTGGACGTTCGGATACGACCAGCACAGAAACCGGCGCGGCCGGGTTTTGGAAATTTATGGGGCACCGGAAAATGTCGAGATGGCAGAATACGTGTACCATTATCTCCTCAACGTCTCGGAACTATTATGGAAGGAGTACAAAGGAAAAAATATGATAAACGGGAACAGGCATCGAAGGACGTTTATCTATGGTCTTTTGGAAGGTTTTTATCATAAACTGGAAGACAGTGGACGGGAAAATGTATCCCAAAAACTGGTATGGAAGGGAGACCCACAGCTCAGAGAATATTATCAACAAAGAAATCCCCGGCGTACCCGCGCGTCTTCCAGGTATTCCAGAACGTGCCAGAATGCTTATAATTCTGGAGTATTTCAAGGGAAAAAACTGATTATTCACAAAGGCATTAGGGAAAGTGGCGATGGCGAAGTCCGGTATTTAAATTAA
- a CDS encoding aminotransferase class I/II-fold pyridoxal phosphate-dependent enzyme, whose product MPEEFVINVAQRVKHLPPYLFGRLNALKYEKRRNNIDVIDLGMGNPNDPTPQPVIQKLCEAVQDPRNHRYTVSANGLFNLRREVAKYYERQFAVPLDPDEVVCTIGSKEGISHLCLGLLETGDTVVVPNPAFPIHIHAVNLAGAHVVSVPLTDDEQFLPNLINITKNLNPLPKIIILNFPHNPTAVTVELSFFEEIVPFARKHNIIIVHDFAYCGIAFDGYKPPSFLQVKGAKEVGVEFNTMSKSFNMAGWRLGFCVGNKEIVSTLAKVKGYYDYGIFQPVQIASIIALRECNKYTREQAQIYQDRRDVLCDGLNRIGWNVKKPKASMFVWAPIPEKWRSMGSVDFAYKLINEAEVAVAPGAAFGEQGEGYLRLAIVENELRLKQAIRQIDRALRGKN is encoded by the coding sequence ATGCCTGAAGAGTTCGTTATTAACGTTGCCCAAAGGGTAAAACATTTGCCTCCGTACCTGTTCGGGCGATTAAACGCATTAAAGTATGAGAAACGAAGGAATAATATCGATGTCATTGATTTGGGCATGGGAAATCCGAATGACCCTACCCCACAGCCGGTCATTCAGAAATTATGTGAAGCTGTACAGGATCCGAGGAATCACCGGTATACGGTTTCAGCCAACGGCTTATTTAATCTCAGACGTGAGGTTGCGAAATATTATGAAAGGCAATTTGCCGTACCTCTTGATCCTGATGAAGTGGTGTGCACCATTGGGTCAAAGGAAGGGATATCGCATCTCTGTTTAGGATTGCTGGAAACGGGCGATACGGTGGTGGTTCCCAATCCCGCTTTTCCCATTCATATCCATGCGGTCAATCTTGCCGGCGCTCATGTCGTGAGTGTTCCGCTTACAGACGATGAGCAGTTTTTACCAAATCTTATCAACATAACCAAAAATCTCAATCCTCTGCCCAAGATTATCATTTTAAATTTTCCGCACAATCCTACGGCGGTCACCGTTGAACTGAGTTTCTTTGAAGAGATTGTGCCGTTTGCCAGGAAGCATAATATTATCATCGTTCATGATTTTGCCTACTGTGGAATTGCATTTGATGGTTATAAGCCACCCAGCTTTTTGCAGGTGAAAGGCGCGAAAGAGGTGGGTGTGGAATTTAATACCATGTCCAAATCCTTTAATATGGCCGGCTGGAGGCTGGGCTTTTGCGTTGGAAACAAAGAGATTGTAAGTACCCTGGCGAAAGTTAAGGGATATTATGATTATGGTATCTTTCAGCCGGTGCAAATTGCCTCAATTATTGCACTCCGGGAATGCAATAAATATACGCGGGAGCAAGCTCAGATTTACCAGGATAGAAGGGATGTGCTGTGTGACGGACTGAATCGCATCGGCTGGAATGTGAAAAAACCAAAGGCATCGATGTTTGTATGGGCGCCCATTCCCGAAAAATGGCGGTCGATGGGTTCTGTAGATTTTGCCTATAAACTGATCAACGAGGCCGAGGTGGCGGTTGCCCCGGGAGCGGCCTTCGGAGAACAGGGTGAGGGGTATTTGAGGTTGGCAATCGTAGAGAACGAGCTGCGTCTCAAACAGGCCATTCGGCAAATTGATCGCGCCCTGAGAGGGAAAAACTGA
- a CDS encoding peptidyl-prolyl cis-trans isomerase — protein MKILLIVPLFILMFSGGVFFDETVSAAETNANKSPKGEPQIITDKNIVAMVNGQKITKQELYNLLIDTYGEDALDVLIRRTLIRQSAEKEGVRIADAEVEQKLKVLINNEIEGLLRTYRIKDRADLEKELAKAGTSLAKLEEKMAVRMKKQAEVELLAERLMEKTITVTDEDLQKAYEQQYGEKIEASQIVFRTRREAEDTLKKLQAGADFATLAKNESADRISAAREGKMLPFSPKEGIGAEVAHLKVGELSNIIKTDYGYHIMKITGRKPPANKSFKSVKGELEKIVRNQQYKERIGPWLISLVEGASIMKNLSND, from the coding sequence ATGAAGATTCTTCTGATAGTTCCTCTTTTTATCTTGATGTTTTCAGGCGGTGTCTTTTTTGACGAGACGGTCTCTGCTGCGGAAACGAATGCTAACAAATCACCAAAGGGTGAGCCGCAGATTATTACCGATAAAAATATCGTGGCTATGGTCAATGGTCAAAAGATTACCAAGCAAGAGCTTTATAATTTATTAATTGATACGTATGGAGAGGACGCATTGGATGTGCTTATTCGCCGAACGCTGATTCGTCAGTCGGCGGAAAAAGAGGGCGTCAGGATCGCTGATGCAGAAGTAGAGCAGAAGTTAAAAGTCCTCATCAATAATGAAATTGAAGGTTTGCTGCGGACGTATCGGATAAAAGACCGGGCAGATCTCGAAAAAGAATTAGCCAAAGCCGGCACCAGCCTTGCAAAATTGGAGGAGAAGATGGCCGTACGGATGAAAAAGCAGGCGGAGGTTGAACTTCTGGCTGAACGGCTTATGGAAAAGACCATTACCGTTACAGACGAGGATTTGCAAAAGGCATATGAGCAACAGTATGGTGAGAAGATTGAGGCCAGTCAGATCGTATTCAGAACCCGCCGCGAGGCTGAAGATACGCTCAAAAAATTGCAAGCGGGCGCTGATTTTGCCACCCTTGCAAAAAATGAATCAGCCGACCGTATTTCTGCTGCGCGGGAGGGAAAAATGCTGCCTTTTAGTCCAAAAGAAGGTATCGGTGCAGAAGTAGCGCATTTAAAGGTCGGTGAACTCAGTAATATTATAAAAACCGACTATGGCTATCATATCATGAAAATTACGGGCAGAAAACCGCCGGCGAATAAGAGTTTCAAGTCCGTCAAAGGAGAATTGGAAAAGATCGTCAGAAATCAACAATACAAAGAGAGAATTGGCCCCTGGCTGATTAGCCTGGTTGAAGGCGCATCGATCATGAAAAATTTAAGTAATGATTAA